From the Peromyscus leucopus breed LL Stock chromosome 8b, UCI_PerLeu_2.1, whole genome shotgun sequence genome, one window contains:
- the LOC114703961 gene encoding LOW QUALITY PROTEIN: carbonyl reductase [NADPH] 2-like (The sequence of the model RefSeq protein was modified relative to this genomic sequence to represent the inferred CDS: inserted 1 base in 1 codon) — translation MLVTINCLHHRRGRPLILLGESGQTSVFSATWRWAVGLRWLAQAGIKDTVSRRTIGVMKLNFRGLRALVTGAGRGIGRGTAKALHASGAKVVAVTLNNADLVSLTKECPGIEPVCVDLGDWEATEKALGGIGPVDLLVNNAAVALVQPFLEXTKEAFDRSFHVNVRSVLQVSQMVAKGMIDRGVAGSIVNVSSMVAYVTFPGLANYCSTKGAMTMLTKAMAMELGPHKIRVNSVNPTVVLTDMGKKVTEDAEFARKLKERHPLRKFAEVEDVVNSILFLLSDSSASTSGSGILVDAGYLAS, via the exons ATGTTGGTCACAATCAACTGCTTGCATCATAGAAGGGGAAGGCCTTTGATCTTACTGGGTGAATCTGGCCAGACTTCTGTGTTCAGTGCCACCTGGAGGTGGGCTGTAGGACTCAGGTGGCTTGCTCAGGCTGGGATCAAGGACACAGTGAGCAG GAGGACAATCGGTGTCATGAAGCTGAATTTCCGTGGTCTGAGGGCCCTGGTGACAGGGGCAGGACGAG GTATTGGACGGGGCACTGCGAAGGCCCTGCATGCCTCAGGAGCCAAAGTGGTGGCCGTGACACTTAACAACGCAGACCTGGTCAGCCTCACCAAAGAG TGTCCGGGAATAGAGCCTGTGTGCGTGGACCTGGGTGACTGGGAGGCCACAGAGAAGGCACTGGGCGGTATTGGCCCCGTGGACCTGCTGGTGAACAATGCAGCGGTGGCACTGGTGCAGCCTTTCCTGG GCACCAAGGAGGCCTTTGACAG GTCCTTCCATGTGAATGTGCGCTCTGTGTTGCAAGTATCCCAG ATGGTAGCCAAGGGCATGATTGACCGTGGAGTGGCAGGATCCATTGTCAATGTCTCCAGCATGGTGGCCTATGTCACCTTCCCTGGCCTGGCCAACTACT gcTCCACCAAGGGCGCAATGACTATGCTGACCAAAGCCATGGCCATGGAACTGGGGCCACACAAG ATCCGGGTAAACTCTGTAAACCCTACTGTGGTGCTGACTGATATGGGCAAGAAAGTCACTGAAGACGCTGAGTTTGCCAGGAAGCTCAAGGAGCGCCACCCACTGAGGAAGTTCGCAG AGGTGGAGGACGTTGTCAACAGtatcctcttcctgctcagcgACAGCAGTGCCTCTACCAGTGGCTCTGGCATCCTGGTGGACGCTGGTTACCTGGCCTCCTAG